The Curtobacterium poinsettiae DNA segment GCAGGGTCTCCTCGCCGTACAGACCCTGGGAGCCGGTGAGGAACCAGACCTCGTAGCTGTCGAGCGTGGCCTGGGGGTCGACGGTGGTGTCCTGCGTCATCGCATGGCTCCTTCGGGGTTCTGTCCGTAGACGTTCTGGTAGCGATCGAAGAGTCGATCGATGTTCTCCGGGGCGATCGGGACGAGCTCGCCGCCCTGCTTCGCGATGTGCACCGTGCGGGCGACGTCCTCGCACATCACGGCCGCCTTGACGGCGTCCTTCGCGTCCTTGCCGATCGTGAAGACGCCGTGGTTCTGCATCAGCACGGCACGGCTGCGGTGCCCGCTCAGGGTGTCGACGATGCCGTGGCCGATCGAGTCGTCGCCGATGATCGCGAACGGGCCGACCGGGATGGGTCCGCCGAACTCGTCCGCCATCGCCGTGATCACGCACGGGATCGCCTCGGCGCGGGCGGCCCAGGCCGTCGCGTAGGTCGAGTGGGTGTGCACGACGCCGCCGACCTCGGGCATGTTCCGGTACACGTAGGCGTGCGCGGCGGTGTCGCTGGACGGGCCGTGCTCGTTGCCCCAGCCCTCGGCCGGCACACCGTCGAGGGTGCAGACGACCTGGTTCTCCGGCGTCAGGTCGTCGCTCGACACTCCGCTCGGCTTGATGACGAACAGGTCCGTGCCGGGCACGCGCTCGGAGACGTTGCCGCCGGTCCAGATCACCAGGCCGTAGCGGACGAGTTCGCCGTGCAGACGGGCGACGCGCTCCCGCGTCGCGGCGACGGCCTGTCGCGTGGTCTCGTCGATCGCGTCCGTCA contains these protein-coding regions:
- a CDS encoding L-ribulose-5-phosphate 4-epimerase; its protein translation is MTDAIDETTRQAVAATRERVARLHGELVRYGLVIWTGGNVSERVPGTDLFVIKPSGVSSDDLTPENQVVCTLDGVPAEGWGNEHGPSSDTAAHAYVYRNMPEVGGVVHTHSTYATAWAARAEAIPCVITAMADEFGGPIPVGPFAIIGDDSIGHGIVDTLSGHRSRAVLMQNHGVFTIGKDAKDAVKAAVMCEDVARTVHIAKQGGELVPIAPENIDRLFDRYQNVYGQNPEGAMR